The Bradyrhizobium oligotrophicum S58 genome contains the following window.
CGGGCCCCATCACGGGGTGCAGACGCTGGTCAGGGTCACGCGGACGGGGGATCGTTTCGACCGAAAGGAGCTCGTCGACGTGCGATTTGTGCCGGCAATTCCGGGGATTGCGCGCGAACTTTAAACGAGCGGATCAGCAAGCCCCACAACGCTTTATTCGCGGCTTAAGCGCTTATTTACCGCGGCTGTGTTTACTCGAATTCGTTGTTTGTTGCGTACGAGTGAGTAACCATGCCCGCCATTGTCGAGTTGCTTCGCTCGCGCCGCCTGCCGCACGCTGCGGCACTGGCGCTGATGTCATTCGGCGTTGCCGGCTGCAGCGGCGACATGTCGACGCGGCTGTCGCAGACGCAAAATCCGTTTTCGAACCCCTTTGCATCCGACTCGACAGGGTCGGTGCAGGCGCCGCCACCACGGCAGCACCAGCAATACAGCCAGCCATACACCCCGGCGCCCGCACCGGCACCGGCCTATTCGTCCTCGGCGCTGCCGCCCCCGGCGGTCGGGGCTCCGCAGTCCTATCCCTCCGGCGGCGGAGCCGGCGGCATGTCCGCGGGTGGACGCGGTGTAGCCTCCTATGCGCCGCCCGCTCCGGTCCCGGTCGCGGCGCCCCAGCAGACCTATGCACAGCCGGCGCATTCCTATGCTCCTCCAGCGCAGCCGCACCTCGAGACCACCGGCACGGTGCCGCCGCGCTCGGTCGCTGCGGCGCGTCCCGCCAGCGGCACCAAGATCATCGTCGGCACCAGCGATACGCTCGACATCATCGCCAAGCGCTATCGCGTGACGCCGGCTGAGATCCTGGCTGCCAACGGCTACAAGGGCCCGCGCGCGTTGTCGCCCGGCCAGCAGCTGATCATTCCGCATCCTGGGGCGGTTGCGGCCGCGCCAGCAGCGCAGCCCGTCGCGGCGCCGGTCGCCGCGGCGCCAATGGTCGCGCCGAAGCCGGTCGCGGTTGCCGCGCCGGCGACTCCCTCCACCGTGCATTTCGTCAATCGCGGCGACACGCTCGCCAGCATCGCGCGCCAGAACCACCTGACGGCGGCTGAACTCGCCCGCGCCAACAACATCGATCAGGCTTCGCCTCTGAAGCTCGGTGCCAGGTTGACCGTCCCTGGCAAGGTCGCAGCGGTGGCTGCGCCCGTGGCTCCGGTCGCAACCGTTCCCCAGGCGGTTGCGACCGTGCCTGCGCCGGCGCCGACGACGCGGGTGGCTGCTGCCGGTCCGGTCCAGAGCGTCCGCCTGGCACAGGCCAATCCGGCCCCCGAGAAGGAAGAGGAGCCGGCCCGGCCTGCCGAGACCACCAGCTCGCTGCCGACCTTCCGCTGGCCGGCGCGCGGCAAGGTGATCACGAGCTACGGCGCGAAGACCAACGGCAAGTCCAATGACGGCATCAACATCGCCGTGCCCGAGGGCACGCCAGTCAAGGCGGCCGAAGACGGTGTCGTCGCCTATGCCGGCAACGAGTTGAAGGGTTATGGCAATCTGGTCCTGGTGCGGCATTCCAACGGCTATGTCACCGCATATGCCCATGCGAGTGAGCTGATGGTGAAGCGCGGTGATCCGATCAAGCGCGGCCAGGTCATTGCCAAGTCGGGTCAATCGGGAGAGGTCGGATCGCCGCAGCTCCACTTCGAGATCCGCAAGGGATCGTCGCCGGTTGACCCGCTGCAATTCCTCAATGGGGCGTGAGGCCAGGATGGCTGCCGACGTCACACGCGGGGCTCGCCTTTGGCGAGCCTTTTGCGTTTCGAGATCGGATATCGCCACAAGCGTCATTGCGAGCGCGCCGCGAAGCAATCCAGGGCCGAGCAGGGACTCTGGATTGCTTCGCTGCGCTCGCAATGACGGAGGTTGGGGCAGGCCGCGTGCCAACAATTCCCCTGTCGTCGTCCGCGTAGGCGGACGATCCAGTAAACACCGCCCTCTCGAGTCTCACGATCGCCTCGACGTACTGGATGCCCCGCCTGCGCGGGGCATGACGCCGCTTGTGTGACAGGCGCTGTTACTTCGTGCTCAGCCGCACGCCGAGACGGCCTGCGAGATCCTGCGTGAACTGCCAGGCGACGCGGCCGGAGCGGGAGCCGCGCGTGGTCGACCATTCCAGCGCTTCGCGCTGCAGCTCGTCCGCGTCGACCGCAATGCCGAAATGGCTGCAATAGCCCCGGACCATCGCGAGATAGTCGTCCTGGCTGCAGCGGTGGAAGCCGAGCCACAGGCCGAAGCGATCGGACAAGGAGACCTTCTCCTCGACCGCCTCGCCCGGATTGATCGCCGTCGAGCGCTCGTTCTCGATCATGTCGCGGGCCAGCAGGTGGCGCCGGTTCGAGGTGGCGTAGAGAATGACGTTCTCGGGACGTCCCTCGATACCGCCTTCGAGCACGGCCTTGAGCGACTTGTACGACGCGTCATTGCCGTCGAACGACAGGTCGTCGCAGAACACGATGAAATGGAATGGCGCGGCGCGCAGGATGTCCATCAGCGCCGGCAGGCTTTCGATGTCCTCGCGGTGAATCTCGATCAGCTTCAACCGATCGGCCGGCTTGCGCGCGACGTTGATGCTGGCATGGGCGGCCTTCACCAGCGACGACTTGCCCATGCCGCGCGCGCCCCACAACAGGGCGTTGTTGGCGGGCAGGCCGTTGGCGAAGCGCTCGGTGTTCTCGATCAGGATGTCGCGCATCCGGTCGATGCCCTTGAGCAGATCGATCTCGACGCGGCTGACGCGCGGCACGGTCGAGAGCCTTCCGTCCGGATGCCACACGAATGCGTCGGCCGCATTCAGATCCAGCGCCGGCGCGGCGCTCGCATGAGTTGCGGCCAGATGGACGGCAATTGCTTCCAGCGCACGGGCGATCCGCTCGGGCGTGTCGTCGGAAACAGGGCCGGCGGGGCGTTTTGCCGCTGGCCTGGACGGCTTTTGCATTGCGGTTTTTCGGCCGTCGGCAAGAGGTCTGGAGGCGGTTTTGGCGGGGCTGCGGGACGGGGCTTTGGCTGGTTTTTTCGACATGCTGCAAGTTCCTGATGGGGCAGCCATATCGGGCCTCGCCCTCTGCCGCAAGCGGGGCGAAATGAAGGGGCCGGGCGCCTTGCTATTGGGACCGCGACCGCTATATTCCGCGCGAAATTCGCACAGAGGCCGGCCCGCGCCGAGAGCAGCGTGGTTCGCCGGCTATTTCCGTCTCACCGGGCACGGGCCCACGAGGATCGACCGCATGCTGTTTACCCCTGCCTATGCCCAGGCCGCCGGCGCTGGCGATACCAACAGCATGCTGATGTCGCTGCTGCCGTTCGCGCTGATCTTCGTGATCATGTATTTCCTGATCCTGCGGCCGCAGCAGAAGAAGGTCAAAGAGCACGCCGATCTGGTCAAGAACGTCCGCCGTGGCGACACGATCGTGACCCAGGGCGGCCTGGTCGGCAAGGTCACCAAGGTCGTCGACGACGATCAGGTCGAGTTCGAGATCGCCGACGGCATCCGCGTGCGGCAGATGCGCCAGATGATCACGGGCGTGCGCACCAAGGGCGAGCCGGCCAAGGCGGATTCGAAGGACGACAAGAAGGACGAGAAGGCCGCGAGCTGATCGCGGCCCGGCCGGCGCGATGCCGGACTTCGTCTGATCTGATGTTCTGATTTTCCGGGCCGGCTCCCGGCCCTTACGGACAAGCTCCATGTTGTATTTCACGCGGTGGAAGGCGCTGGGCATCATCCTCACGGCGCTCGTGGTCTGCCTGTGCGCGGTGCCCAACTTCTTCCCTGAAGCGACGGTCAAGACTTGGCCCGCCTGGGCGCAGCGTCATATCGTGCTCGGTCTCGATCTGCAGGGCGGCTCCTATCTGCTGCTCGAAGTCGATTCCAACTACGTCAAGAAGGAGCGGCTCGATGCGGTGCGCGACGACGCCCGCAAGGCGCTGCGCGATGCCAAGATCGGTTACACCGGGCTGGTCAGCCGAGCGGATGGTGTCGAGGTCCGGATCACCAAGGACACCGACGTTGGGACCGCGTTGTCCAAGCTGCGCGATCTGTCGCAGCCGCTCGGCGGCCTGCTGGGCTCCAGCGGCCAGCGCAGCCTCGAGGTCAGCGACGCCGGCGGCGGTCTGATCCGGTTGGCGATTCCGCAGGCCGCGATCACCGAGCGCATCCGACTGGCCATCGAGCAGTCGATCCAGATCGTCGAGCGCCGCATCAACGAGCTCGGCACCGTCGAGCCCGTGATCCAGCGCCAGGGCACCGACCGCATCCTGGTGCAGGTTCCCGGTCTGCAGGATCCGACGCAGCTGAAGGAGCTGCTCGGCAAGACGGCGAAGATGGAATTCCGCATGGTCGACACGACGGTGTCGCCCGAGCAGGCCCTGCAGGGGCGTGTGCCGCCGGACTCCGAGGTGCTGCAGAGCGCGACATCGCCCAACCAGCCCTATGTCGTGAAGAAGCAGGTGCTGGTCTCCGGCGGTGATCTGTCCGACGCGCAGACCGGTTTCGACCAGCGCACCAACGAGCCGATCGTCACCTTCCGCTTCAATTCGGCCGGCGCGCGCAAATTCGCGCAGGCCACCATCGAGAACGTCGGCCAGCCGTTTGCGATCGTGCTCGACAACAAGGTGATCTCGGCGCCCAGGATCAACGAGCCGATCACGGGCGGTTCGGGCCAGATCTCCGGCAGCTTCACGGTGCAGTCCGCCAACGAGCTTGCGATCCTGCTGCGCGCCGGTGCGCTGCCGGCACCGCTGACGGTGATCGAAGAGCGTACCGTCGGCCCGGGTCTCGGCGCCGATTCCATCGCCAAGGGCGAGCTCGCGTCTTATGTCGGCTCGATCCTGGTCATCGTGTTCATGCTGGTGACCTACCGGCTGTTCGGCGTGTTCGCCAATATCGCCGTGGTGGTCAACGTTGCGATGATCTTCGGTGTGCTGTCGCTCTTGAATGCGACGCTGACCTTGCCGGGCATCGCCGGCATCGTGCTGACGGTCGGCATCGCCGTGGACTCCAACGTGCTGATCTATGAGCGCATCCGCGAGGAGCTGCGCGGCGGCCGCAACGCGATCTCGGCGATCGATGCCGGCTTCAAGCGCGCGCTGGCGACGATTCTCGACTCCAACATCACCACCTTCATCGCTGCCGCCGTGCTGTTCTACATCGGCACCGGCCCGGTACGCGGCTTTGCCGTGACGCTCGGCATCGGCATCCTCACCACGGTCTTCACTGCCTTCACGCTGACCCGTCTGATCGTCGCGGCGTGGGTGCGGTGGAAGCGGCCGCAAAGCGTGCCAATCTAGGAGCTACTGTGACACACTGGGTTCTCATCGGGCTTGGCATCCTGATCGCGGTGCTGACGGTGGTCAGCGCGCTCGGCCTGCTGCCGTCGCTGCGCATCGTTCCCGACGACACGCATTTCGATTTCACGCAGTTCCGCCGCATCAGCTTTCCGATCTCCGCGGCGCTGTCGATCCTCGCGATCGTGCTGTTCTTCACCCATGGCCTGAATCTCGGCATCGACTTCCGCGGCGGCAGCCTGCTCGAGGTGCGGGCCAAGTCGGGCACCGCCGACATCGCGGCGATGCGCGGGACGCTGTCCACGCTCGGACTCGGCGAGATTCAGCTGCAGCAGTTCGGCGGACCTGAAGGCGTCCTCATTCGCGTTGCCGAGCAGCCCGGCGGCGACGCTGCGCAGCAGGAGGCGGCCAACAAGGTCAAGGCTGCGATCGGCGATTCCGTCGAATATCGCCGTGTGGAGGTCGTTGGACCCCGCGTCTCCGGTGAGTTCCTGGCGGTCGGCCTGCTCGGCCTGATGCTCGCGATCGTATCGATCCTGCTCTATCTCTGGTTCCGCTTCGAGTGGCAGTTCGCGCTCGGCGCCATGATCGCCAACGTCCACGACATCGTGCTGACGATCGGCTTCATGTCGATCAGCCAGGTGGATTTCGACCTCACCAGCATCGCGGCGCTGCTGACCATTCTTGGCTACTCGCTGAACGACACCGTGGTCATCTACGACCGTATCCGCGAGATGCTGCGGCGCTACAAGAAGATGCCGATGCCGCAGCTGCTCAACGAGTCGATCAACTCGACCCTGTCGCGCTCGATCATCACCCACGTCACGGTGACGCTGGCGCTGCTGGCGCTGCTGCTGTTCGGCGGTCCGGCGATCCACAGCTTCACGGCCGTGATGATGTTCGGCGTGGTGCTGGTCGGCACCTACACCTCGATCTTCATCGCGTCGCCGATCCTGATCTATCTCGGCGTGCACTCGGTCCGTGCCGAGGCGCAGGAGGAGAAGCCGGCGGCGAAGAAGAAAACGCCGTGATTCGAAGCAAGCCTGCCTTTGGATCATATCCGGAGGCAGCA
Protein-coding sequences here:
- a CDS encoding LysM peptidoglycan-binding domain-containing M23 family metallopeptidase, producing MPAIVELLRSRRLPHAAALALMSFGVAGCSGDMSTRLSQTQNPFSNPFASDSTGSVQAPPPRQHQQYSQPYTPAPAPAPAYSSSALPPPAVGAPQSYPSGGGAGGMSAGGRGVASYAPPAPVPVAAPQQTYAQPAHSYAPPAQPHLETTGTVPPRSVAAARPASGTKIIVGTSDTLDIIAKRYRVTPAEILAANGYKGPRALSPGQQLIIPHPGAVAAAPAAQPVAAPVAAAPMVAPKPVAVAAPATPSTVHFVNRGDTLASIARQNHLTAAELARANNIDQASPLKLGARLTVPGKVAAVAAPVAPVATVPQAVATVPAPAPTTRVAAAGPVQSVRLAQANPAPEKEEEPARPAETTSSLPTFRWPARGKVITSYGAKTNGKSNDGINIAVPEGTPVKAAEDGVVAYAGNELKGYGNLVLVRHSNGYVTAYAHASELMVKRGDPIKRGQVIAKSGQSGEVGSPQLHFEIRKGSSPVDPLQFLNGA
- a CDS encoding ATP-binding protein — protein: MQKPSRPAAKRPAGPVSDDTPERIARALEAIAVHLAATHASAAPALDLNAADAFVWHPDGRLSTVPRVSRVEIDLLKGIDRMRDILIENTERFANGLPANNALLWGARGMGKSSLVKAAHASINVARKPADRLKLIEIHREDIESLPALMDILRAAPFHFIVFCDDLSFDGNDASYKSLKAVLEGGIEGRPENVILYATSNRRHLLARDMIENERSTAINPGEAVEEKVSLSDRFGLWLGFHRCSQDDYLAMVRGYCSHFGIAVDADELQREALEWSTTRGSRSGRVAWQFTQDLAGRLGVRLSTK
- the yajC gene encoding preprotein translocase subunit YajC, yielding MLFTPAYAQAAGAGDTNSMLMSLLPFALIFVIMYFLILRPQQKKVKEHADLVKNVRRGDTIVTQGGLVGKVTKVVDDDQVEFEIADGIRVRQMRQMITGVRTKGEPAKADSKDDKKDEKAAS
- the secD gene encoding protein translocase subunit SecD: MLYFTRWKALGIILTALVVCLCAVPNFFPEATVKTWPAWAQRHIVLGLDLQGGSYLLLEVDSNYVKKERLDAVRDDARKALRDAKIGYTGLVSRADGVEVRITKDTDVGTALSKLRDLSQPLGGLLGSSGQRSLEVSDAGGGLIRLAIPQAAITERIRLAIEQSIQIVERRINELGTVEPVIQRQGTDRILVQVPGLQDPTQLKELLGKTAKMEFRMVDTTVSPEQALQGRVPPDSEVLQSATSPNQPYVVKKQVLVSGGDLSDAQTGFDQRTNEPIVTFRFNSAGARKFAQATIENVGQPFAIVLDNKVISAPRINEPITGGSGQISGSFTVQSANELAILLRAGALPAPLTVIEERTVGPGLGADSIAKGELASYVGSILVIVFMLVTYRLFGVFANIAVVVNVAMIFGVLSLLNATLTLPGIAGIVLTVGIAVDSNVLIYERIREELRGGRNAISAIDAGFKRALATILDSNITTFIAAAVLFYIGTGPVRGFAVTLGIGILTTVFTAFTLTRLIVAAWVRWKRPQSVPI
- the secF gene encoding protein translocase subunit SecF; translated protein: MTHWVLIGLGILIAVLTVVSALGLLPSLRIVPDDTHFDFTQFRRISFPISAALSILAIVLFFTHGLNLGIDFRGGSLLEVRAKSGTADIAAMRGTLSTLGLGEIQLQQFGGPEGVLIRVAEQPGGDAAQQEAANKVKAAIGDSVEYRRVEVVGPRVSGEFLAVGLLGLMLAIVSILLYLWFRFEWQFALGAMIANVHDIVLTIGFMSISQVDFDLTSIAALLTILGYSLNDTVVIYDRIREMLRRYKKMPMPQLLNESINSTLSRSIITHVTVTLALLALLLFGGPAIHSFTAVMMFGVVLVGTYTSIFIASPILIYLGVHSVRAEAQEEKPAAKKKTP